One window of the Thermodesulfomicrobium sp. WS genome contains the following:
- a CDS encoding adenylosuccinate synthase: MAGIVVVGAQWGDEGKGKIVDLLTAQVSAIVRFQGGNNAGHTLVVGGAKTVLHLIPSGILHPGKLCLIGNGVVLDPFVFCQELDSLAASGVDVSPSRLRVSRKAHIIMEYHRLLDAAREAFKSGADKIGTTGRGIGPCYEDKAARVGIRAADLADEALLRRKIEKALVEKNALLTGLYGQDAVDAEAVWQRLVPVARRIVPYLDDVSEQVAAALPQGVLFEGAQGTHLDIDHGTYPFVTSSNTVAGNAAAGAGCAPAALSRIIGIVKAYTTRVGAGPFPTELTDTVGDLLQARGQEFGATTGRRRRCGWLDAVVLRESVRVNGLTEIALTKLDVLSGIDPLRIAVAYRAGGREVAYPPQGENALATVEPVYETLPGWREDIAGCRSFAELPLAAQNYVRRIEALAGIPVRLIAVGPDREQTITVA, encoded by the coding sequence ATGGCGGGAATCGTGGTGGTGGGCGCCCAATGGGGCGATGAAGGCAAGGGCAAGATCGTGGATCTGCTGACCGCTCAGGTGAGCGCCATCGTGCGCTTTCAGGGCGGCAACAACGCGGGTCATACGTTGGTGGTGGGGGGCGCAAAGACGGTGCTTCATCTCATCCCCTCGGGGATCCTGCACCCGGGCAAGCTCTGCCTCATTGGCAACGGCGTGGTCCTGGACCCCTTCGTGTTCTGCCAGGAGCTCGACAGCCTGGCCGCCTCGGGCGTGGATGTGAGCCCGTCCCGGCTGCGGGTGAGCCGCAAGGCCCATATCATCATGGAATACCACCGGCTCTTGGACGCCGCCCGGGAGGCCTTCAAGAGCGGCGCGGACAAGATCGGCACCACGGGCCGGGGGATTGGGCCGTGCTACGAAGACAAGGCCGCGCGCGTGGGCATCCGGGCCGCGGACTTGGCGGACGAGGCGCTTTTGCGCCGCAAGATCGAAAAGGCCTTGGTGGAGAAAAACGCTTTGTTGACTGGCCTTTACGGTCAGGATGCCGTGGACGCCGAGGCCGTGTGGCAGCGGCTTGTGCCTGTTGCCCGGCGTATCGTGCCCTATTTGGACGACGTCTCCGAGCAGGTGGCCGCCGCTCTCCCCCAAGGGGTGCTCTTTGAAGGCGCCCAGGGCACCCACCTCGACATCGATCACGGCACCTACCCCTTTGTCACGTCCTCCAACACCGTGGCGGGTAACGCCGCGGCCGGGGCGGGGTGCGCGCCGGCGGCCCTTTCCCGCATCATCGGCATCGTCAAGGCGTACACCACCCGCGTGGGCGCCGGTCCCTTCCCCACGGAGCTCACGGACACTGTGGGCGACCTGCTCCAGGCGCGTGGCCAGGAGTTCGGCGCCACCACCGGCCGCCGCCGCCGCTGTGGCTGGCTCGATGCCGTGGTGCTGCGGGAGTCGGTACGGGTCAATGGTCTTACCGAGATCGCCCTCACCAAGCTGGACGTGCTCTCCGGCATCGATCCGCTGCGCATTGCCGTGGCCTACCGGGCTGGCGGCCGCGAGGTGGCCTATCCGCCGCAAGGAGAGAACGCCCTGGCTACGGTGGAGCCGGTGTACGAGACCTTGCCCGGCTGGCGCGAAGACATCGCTGGCTGCCGCAGTTTCGCGGAGCTTCCTTTGGCGGCGCAGAACTACGTGCGCCGCATCGAAGCGCTGGCGGGGATCCCGGTGCGCCTTATCGCCGTGGGCCCGGATCGGGAGCAGACTATCACGGTGGCCTGA
- a CDS encoding DUF4198 domain-containing protein → MQLRSLLLGAALTALASPALAHFGMVIPSTPVVEDKNQATVDLQISFSHPMEMVGMTMAKPKAVRVIAGGKAEDLTTQLTPTTVMDKEAWKVSYAVKKPGVYQFVLEPTPYFEPAEDSYIVHYTKTYVSAFGEEEGWDEPAGLKTEIVPLTRPFGNYAGNVFQGQVLADGKPVPGATVEIEHYNQDKAYEAPNELMVTQVVKADKNGVFTYAVPFPGWWGFAALTTAKEKIAHDGKPKPVEQGAVLWAEFVAPQKR, encoded by the coding sequence ATGCAGCTTCGCTCTCTTCTCCTTGGCGCGGCCTTGACGGCGCTCGCCTCTCCTGCTCTGGCGCACTTCGGCATGGTCATCCCCTCGACCCCGGTGGTGGAAGACAAAAACCAGGCCACCGTAGACCTCCAGATCAGCTTTTCCCATCCCATGGAAATGGTGGGCATGACCATGGCCAAGCCCAAAGCCGTGCGTGTCATCGCCGGCGGCAAGGCCGAGGACCTCACCACGCAGCTCACCCCCACCACGGTCATGGATAAAGAGGCGTGGAAGGTCAGCTACGCCGTCAAAAAGCCCGGGGTGTACCAGTTCGTGCTCGAACCCACGCCGTATTTCGAGCCTGCCGAAGACAGCTACATCGTCCACTACACCAAGACCTACGTGTCTGCCTTTGGGGAAGAAGAAGGCTGGGACGAACCCGCAGGGCTCAAGACCGAGATCGTGCCCCTCACCCGGCCCTTCGGGAACTACGCCGGCAATGTCTTCCAGGGTCAGGTGCTGGCGGATGGCAAGCCCGTGCCCGGGGCCACGGTGGAGATCGAACACTACAATCAAGACAAGGCGTACGAAGCGCCCAATGAGCTCATGGTGACCCAGGTGGTCAAGGCGGACAAGAACGGCGTCTTCACCTATGCCGTGCCTTTCCCGGGCTGGTGGGGCTTTGCGGCCCTCACCACGGCCAAGGAGAAAATTGCCCACGACGGCAAGCCCAAACCTGTGGAGCAGGGCGCCGTGCTCTGGGCCGAGTTCGTGGCACCCCAGAAACGCTAA
- a CDS encoding cobalamin biosynthesis protein CbiL has product MRIVIASLVWLLCATAAPAHRVNIFALVEGQEVVVECSYSKSKPVMGGRIQVLDGATDAVLLEGTTTDAGVFRFPVPEAARQHGLRLVLFAGEGHQNEWRMEPAEFGGTPTAVSPSTAKADAPPVAAAPQTSAGTTQTINPAELEAIVRAAVSAELDAKLAPLRRALLEDSGPRLQDVLGGIGWIFGLIGVAAYFGSRRRG; this is encoded by the coding sequence ATGCGGATCGTCATCGCCAGCCTGGTGTGGCTGCTTTGCGCCACCGCGGCACCTGCTCACCGCGTCAATATCTTTGCTTTGGTGGAAGGCCAGGAGGTCGTGGTGGAGTGTTCCTACAGTAAATCCAAACCCGTCATGGGAGGCCGCATCCAGGTGCTCGACGGCGCCACCGACGCCGTGCTCCTGGAGGGGACAACCACCGACGCCGGCGTGTTCCGGTTCCCCGTGCCCGAAGCTGCGCGGCAGCATGGACTGCGTCTTGTGCTCTTTGCCGGCGAAGGCCACCAGAACGAATGGCGCATGGAGCCTGCCGAGTTTGGAGGGACCCCGACGGCCGTCTCCCCATCCACCGCCAAGGCCGATGCGCCCCCCGTAGCGGCCGCACCACAGACCAGCGCCGGGACCACGCAGACGATCAACCCGGCCGAGCTGGAGGCGATCGTGCGCGCCGCCGTGAGCGCCGAGCTCGACGCCAAGCTGGCGCCGCTGCGCCGCGCCCTGCTGGAGGACAGCGGCCCCCGGCTGCAGGATGTCCTCGGCGGCATCGGCTGGATCTTCGGCCTCATTGGGGTGGCCGCCTACTTTGGGAGCCGCCGCCGTGGATGA
- the cbiM gene encoding cobalt transporter CbiM translates to MHIAEGVLSPAILVGGALLTAGGTAMGLKRLRHEELMLMALMAAAFFVASLIHVPIGPTSAHLILNGALGMLLGWGAFPAILMGLVLQALFFQYGGLTVLGINTWNMAAPAVFLGLIARPWILRPGRARAMAAFVCGFGSVLGAGLLTALSLTFTDEGFLRAAQILFLAHLPVAVAEGVVTALLVRFLARVRPETFGIVSP, encoded by the coding sequence ATGCACATCGCCGAAGGGGTCCTTTCTCCCGCCATCCTGGTGGGCGGCGCCCTGCTCACCGCAGGCGGCACCGCCATGGGCCTCAAGCGTCTGCGCCACGAGGAGCTGATGCTCATGGCGCTCATGGCCGCTGCCTTTTTCGTAGCCTCCCTCATCCATGTCCCCATCGGGCCCACCAGCGCCCATTTGATCCTCAACGGCGCGTTGGGCATGCTCCTCGGCTGGGGGGCCTTTCCCGCCATCCTCATGGGGCTGGTCTTGCAGGCGCTCTTCTTTCAGTACGGCGGCCTCACGGTGCTGGGGATCAACACCTGGAACATGGCCGCCCCGGCGGTCTTCCTGGGCCTGATCGCTCGGCCGTGGATCCTTCGGCCAGGACGAGCTCGTGCCATGGCGGCGTTTGTCTGCGGCTTTGGGAGCGTGCTTGGGGCCGGACTTTTGACGGCGCTTTCCCTCACTTTCACTGACGAGGGGTTTCTGCGCGCCGCCCAAATCCTTTTCCTGGCCCACCTGCCCGTGGCCGTGGCCGAAGGAGTGGTCACCGCCCTGCTGGTGCGCTTCCTTGCCCGCGTGCGGCCGGAAACCTTCGGTATCGTCTCGCCCTAA
- the cbiQ gene encoding cobalt ECF transporter T component CbiQ yields the protein MDEPFAHGRGLMHRIDPRARILAAVVFSASVAAMEQLAAAAAALGVALLLVMGAAPPIRPLGRRLASVSLFFGFLWLTIPLTMPGPTAWAWGPLHLSWPGIHLAAAVTLKGLAMILALIALVATMHVATFGHALCRLGVPTPVAMLLLFTYRQVFLLHQVWTRLKDAARLRGFVPRTDAHSYRTIATMLGLVVVRALDHAGRAHEAMLLRGFSGTLTSVTTFRASWQDVAFGLTIAAISAALTCMDIWGLPGR from the coding sequence GTGGATGAGCCCTTTGCCCATGGCCGGGGCCTTATGCACCGCATCGACCCCCGCGCCCGCATCCTTGCAGCGGTGGTCTTCAGCGCCAGCGTCGCCGCCATGGAGCAGCTTGCGGCCGCGGCGGCAGCCCTGGGCGTCGCCCTGCTCCTCGTCATGGGCGCGGCCCCGCCCATACGGCCCCTGGGGCGCCGTCTGGCCTCGGTGAGCCTCTTCTTCGGGTTCCTCTGGCTCACCATCCCCCTCACCATGCCGGGTCCCACGGCCTGGGCCTGGGGGCCGCTGCACCTCTCCTGGCCGGGCATCCATTTGGCCGCCGCCGTCACCCTCAAAGGGCTGGCCATGATCCTGGCCCTCATCGCCTTGGTGGCCACCATGCACGTGGCCACCTTCGGCCATGCCCTGTGCCGCCTGGGCGTCCCCACCCCAGTGGCCATGCTGCTTCTGTTCACCTACCGGCAGGTGTTCCTACTCCATCAGGTGTGGACCCGCCTCAAGGACGCCGCCCGGCTGCGCGGTTTTGTCCCCCGCACCGACGCCCACTCCTACCGCACCATTGCCACCATGCTCGGACTCGTGGTGGTGCGGGCCCTGGATCATGCCGGACGCGCCCATGAAGCCATGCTGCTTCGGGGATTTTCCGGAACGCTCACCAGCGTCACCACCTTTCGCGCCTCCTGGCAGGACGTCGCCTTCGGCCTGACCATAGCGGCCATCAGCGCTGCGCTCACCTGCATGGATATCTGGGGCCTTCCTGGGCGCTGA